A window from Aulosira sp. FACHB-615 encodes these proteins:
- a CDS encoding TPM domain-containing protein translates to MQSCFWRRILVSIGIFLVAGSIWLTNPSAALAYDNPDLLPNFQTPVIDLAKTLTDIQEDKLVSDIKQFETDTGWKLRVLTQYDRTPGRAVINYWGLDDKSILLVADSRGGNILSFSVGDDVYELLPRTFWIELQTRFGNLYFVREQGEDQAILQALDSVKGCLLKGGCNVVPGLPREQWILTLVTSVIGGIICGFAAQPRNDKQIVAWQWALIFSPLWGILFIAFGIGPVVTRTSDWLPLVRNISGFFIGALVAYLSPVFSRPSSSAEL, encoded by the coding sequence ATGCAGTCTTGTTTTTGGCGACGAATTTTAGTATCTATTGGCATATTTTTGGTGGCTGGGTCAATTTGGTTAACAAATCCTTCCGCAGCACTGGCTTATGACAATCCTGATTTATTACCGAACTTCCAAACTCCAGTTATTGACTTAGCGAAAACTCTGACTGATATTCAGGAAGACAAGCTAGTTTCAGATATCAAGCAATTTGAAACCGATACTGGCTGGAAACTGCGCGTATTAACTCAGTACGATCGCACCCCTGGTCGAGCAGTGATCAATTATTGGGGTTTAGATGATAAAAGTATCCTGCTAGTTGCAGATTCTCGTGGCGGTAACATTCTCAGCTTTAGTGTGGGCGATGACGTTTATGAGCTTTTACCCCGGACATTTTGGATAGAATTACAAACTCGTTTTGGTAACTTGTACTTTGTGCGAGAACAAGGCGAAGACCAAGCAATTTTACAAGCCCTCGACTCAGTTAAAGGCTGCTTACTCAAAGGCGGTTGTAACGTTGTACCTGGACTACCCAGAGAACAGTGGATTCTTACCTTAGTGACCTCAGTCATTGGTGGGATAATTTGTGGATTTGCCGCCCAACCCCGCAATGATAAACAAATTGTTGCTTGGCAATGGGCATTAATTTTCTCGCCATTATGGGGGATTTTGTTTATCGCCTTCGGTATTGGGCCAGTCGTAACGCGCACTAGTGATTGGCTACCCCTAGTGCGAAATATTTCTGGCTTTTTCATTGGTGCTTTAGTGGCTTACCTATCCCCTGTGTTCAGTCGTCCTTCTTCGAGTGCGGAGTTGTGA
- a CDS encoding prephenate/arogenate dehydrogenase, whose amino-acid sequence MNIGILGLGLIGGSLGYDLRSQGHHLLGVSRRESTCQTAVALGSVDEASVEMSLLAAADVIFICTPIALIVPQVEQLITHLSPATIITDVGSVKAPIVEAISPMWERFVGGHPMAGTADSGIEAAQKNLFVDRPYVLTPDAHTPQDAIAILEEIVRSLGAKIYHCQPAQHDRAVSWISHLPVMVSAALITACMGETDPAVLQLAQNLASSGFRDTSRVGGGNPELGVMMAKYNRQALLSSLQQYRHNINEVINLIEQEDWNTLEAKLQLTQQARPLFTE is encoded by the coding sequence ATGAATATTGGTATTTTGGGTTTGGGATTGATAGGCGGTTCTTTGGGTTATGATTTGCGATCGCAAGGTCATCATCTCTTGGGGGTCAGTCGCCGGGAATCTACCTGTCAAACAGCTGTAGCCCTTGGCAGTGTGGATGAGGCATCTGTGGAAATGAGTTTGTTAGCAGCCGCAGACGTAATTTTTATTTGTACGCCTATCGCCCTTATTGTTCCCCAAGTTGAGCAGTTAATTACACATCTTTCTCCCGCTACGATTATTACTGATGTGGGTTCGGTGAAAGCACCTATAGTCGAGGCAATTTCACCGATGTGGGAACGGTTTGTGGGCGGTCATCCAATGGCGGGAACGGCTGATAGTGGCATAGAGGCGGCGCAAAAAAATTTATTTGTTGATAGACCTTACGTACTCACACCAGATGCCCATACACCCCAAGATGCGATCGCTATTTTAGAGGAGATTGTGCGATCGCTGGGCGCAAAAATTTACCACTGTCAACCAGCCCAACATGACCGCGCCGTTAGTTGGATTTCCCATTTACCTGTGATGGTGAGTGCCGCTTTAATTACTGCTTGTATGGGTGAAACTGACCCCGCAGTTTTACAATTAGCGCAAAATTTAGCTAGTTCTGGGTTCCGCGATACCAGCCGAGTCGGTGGTGGAAACCCTGAATTGGGAGTGATGATGGCAAAATATAATCGCCAAGCCTTGTTGAGTTCATTGCAACAATATCGCCACAACATTAATGAAGTTATTAACTTGATTGAACAAGAAGATTGGAACACCTTAGAAGCCAAGTTGCAGTTAACCCAACAAGCAAGACCTTTGTTTACCGAGTAA
- a CDS encoding pentapeptide repeat-containing protein, giving the protein MTVEELLEQYAAGVTDFSGVELGEANLSGVKLNGINLSHANLSVVNLSGANLSEANLSHAKLNVARLSGVNFVGTIMNHASLNVANLIRSDLSRAQLRGASLVRAELIRADLSRADLFEANLSNADLREATLRKANLRRANLHETILKGCTLAGANLEMANLNAADLHRSDLSGANLRDAELKQANLTHANLSGADLSGANLRWADLSGTNLSWADLSGAKLSGATLMGANLSNANLTNTSFVHANLTEATLIKAEWVGADLTGATLTGAKLHSASRFGLKTEGMICEWVDLSPKGDRSIIQKFEADDPREFFNETPPTIRIIVDAALEPEANFALAGAYFHIAQEYRIIKQPPSMEIGRRRTVFTFRVDSDEALLPTACLAILPFRDATNTHKSIYQVVEILNKKDVPDLDIKISHRVKTLTTLIEEAISQAQTIRQMKKNLELAAKLNFFRAPTQTILTNTSAQTLTVYDNPYFGKKFIHTSQLDAAFLADKSSDTATIASLSLNIVVDFLKSFHYINE; this is encoded by the coding sequence ATGACTGTAGAGGAATTACTCGAACAATACGCAGCAGGGGTTACAGATTTTAGCGGAGTCGAACTTGGCGAAGCGAACCTGAGTGGTGTCAAACTCAATGGTATCAACCTGAGTCATGCTAATTTGAGTGTCGTTAATCTCAGTGGGGCAAATCTCAGCGAGGCTAATTTGAGCCATGCTAAGTTGAATGTCGCCCGACTGAGTGGCGTGAATTTCGTGGGTACAATCATGAATCACGCTAGTTTGAATGTGGCAAACTTGATTCGTTCTGACCTCAGCCGCGCTCAATTGCGTGGTGCTTCTTTAGTACGTGCGGAGTTAATTCGGGCAGACCTGAGTCGCGCTGACTTATTTGAAGCTAATCTCAGTAATGCTGACTTACGTGAAGCCACCCTACGTAAAGCCAATCTTCGCCGCGCTAACTTGCATGAAACAATCTTAAAAGGTTGTACCTTAGCTGGTGCGAACTTAGAGATGGCGAACTTAAACGCCGCCGACTTACACCGTAGCGACCTCAGTGGTGCTAACTTACGTGATGCAGAATTGAAACAGGCAAATCTCACCCATGCTAACCTCAGTGGGGCTGATTTAAGTGGCGCAAACCTGCGTTGGGCTGATTTGAGTGGCACAAACCTCAGTTGGGCTGATTTAAGCGGTGCAAAATTGAGTGGTGCGACCTTGATGGGGGCGAACTTGAGCAATGCTAATTTAACCAATACAAGTTTTGTCCATGCCAACTTAACAGAGGCGACATTAATTAAAGCCGAATGGGTTGGTGCTGATTTAACAGGCGCAACCTTAACTGGGGCAAAACTGCATTCTGCGTCTCGGTTTGGGTTAAAAACAGAAGGAATGATTTGTGAATGGGTTGATCTTAGTCCAAAAGGCGATCGCTCGATCATCCAAAAATTTGAAGCCGACGACCCACGGGAATTTTTTAACGAAACCCCCCCAACCATTAGAATTATCGTCGATGCAGCCTTAGAACCAGAAGCGAACTTTGCCCTTGCGGGTGCTTATTTCCACATTGCTCAAGAATATCGCATCATCAAACAACCCCCCAGCATGGAAATTGGCCGTCGCCGGACTGTATTCACATTTCGAGTAGACAGCGATGAAGCTTTATTACCTACAGCCTGTTTGGCAATTCTCCCCTTTAGAGATGCGACTAATACCCACAAAAGCATTTATCAAGTGGTAGAGATTCTGAATAAAAAAGATGTACCTGACTTAGACATCAAAATCTCCCATCGGGTGAAGACACTGACCACACTCATCGAAGAAGCTATTAGTCAGGCGCAAACCATTCGGCAAATGAAAAAAAATCTGGAACTAGCAGCAAAATTAAATTTCTTTCGAGCGCCTACGCAAACAATCTTAACTAATACCAGCGCCCAAACCCTGACAGTATATGATAACCCCTACTTTGGGAAAAAATTTATTCATACCTCGCAACTCGATGCCGCATTTTTAGCAGATAAATCCTCTGATACTGCCACAATTGCATCACTTTCGTTAAATATAGTTGTAGATTTTCTCAAAAGCTTTCACTATATCAATGAATAA
- a CDS encoding DUF1517 domain-containing protein encodes MRDTFNKMVGRTRYVVSRLFIHLGGSDVAPILGVLNRGARDAIDSEGDMQVLGESLVELSETLLRYDQDWMSAANEGDVFWSEGEAGDYVNELFTDSAERYGADIDWDSPSGFDEPLSIPVTRNVVVMITVALEGEVPELETDLSNIRALKEGLKALINLHYKNKFRAIQVHFSPAQLGDELSNDELLQYYPELIPL; translated from the coding sequence ATGCGTGATACCTTTAACAAAATGGTTGGTCGGACTCGCTATGTAGTCTCTCGGTTATTTATTCACTTGGGTGGGTCAGATGTTGCGCCAATTTTAGGTGTATTAAATCGTGGTGCGAGAGATGCGATCGATTCTGAAGGCGATATGCAGGTTTTAGGAGAATCATTAGTCGAACTGAGCGAAACCCTTCTGCGCTACGATCAAGATTGGATGTCTGCTGCCAACGAAGGCGACGTATTTTGGAGTGAAGGCGAAGCAGGTGATTATGTCAACGAGTTATTTACTGACTCGGCCGAAAGGTACGGTGCTGATATTGATTGGGATTCTCCTTCTGGGTTTGATGAACCTTTATCTATTCCAGTTACCCGCAATGTTGTGGTGATGATTACCGTCGCTTTGGAAGGTGAAGTACCAGAGTTAGAAACCGACCTATCGAATATTCGCGCACTCAAAGAAGGGTTAAAAGCCCTGATTAATCTGCACTACAAAAACAAATTCAGAGCCATTCAAGTACATTTTTCGCCAGCACAGCTAGGCGATGAACTGAGCAACGATGAATTGTTGCAATATTACCCAGAATTGATACCTTTGTAA
- the rpsB gene encoding 30S ribosomal protein S2 has translation MPVVSLAQMMESGVHFGHQTRRWNPKMSPYIYTARNGVHIIDLVQTAQLMDNAYNYMRTQAEQGKKFLFVGTKRQAAGIIAQEASRCGAHYINQRWLGGMLTNWSTIKTRVERLKDLERREENGALDLLPKKEASMLRREMAKLQKYLGGIKTMRKVPDVVIIVDQRREYNAVQECQKLSIPIVSMLDTNCDPDVVDIPIPANDDAIRSIKLIVGKLADAIYEGRHGQLDVEEEYDDYEGAEEDYDYDESDYSDSLIPDDEDEEE, from the coding sequence ATGCCAGTCGTTTCATTGGCTCAAATGATGGAGTCAGGGGTTCACTTTGGGCATCAAACCCGTCGCTGGAACCCAAAAATGTCCCCGTACATTTACACTGCCCGCAATGGTGTACATATCATCGACTTGGTGCAAACAGCCCAGTTGATGGATAACGCGTACAACTATATGAGAACCCAAGCGGAGCAAGGTAAGAAATTCTTGTTTGTTGGTACGAAGCGTCAAGCAGCAGGAATCATTGCTCAAGAAGCATCTCGTTGTGGCGCTCACTATATTAACCAGCGTTGGTTGGGTGGAATGCTCACCAACTGGTCAACTATTAAAACACGGGTAGAAAGGCTGAAAGATTTAGAACGCCGGGAAGAAAACGGTGCTTTAGATTTGTTGCCGAAAAAAGAAGCTTCGATGCTGCGTCGGGAAATGGCGAAGCTACAAAAATACCTGGGTGGGATTAAAACCATGCGGAAAGTCCCTGATGTGGTGATCATTGTAGACCAACGCCGGGAATATAACGCAGTTCAAGAATGTCAAAAACTGTCAATTCCCATTGTGTCTATGTTGGATACCAACTGCGACCCAGATGTAGTTGATATTCCTATCCCAGCAAATGATGATGCTATTAGATCCATTAAGCTGATAGTTGGCAAGTTGGCAGATGCAATTTATGAAGGTCGTCATGGCCAACTGGATGTAGAAGAAGAATACGACGATTACGAAGGCGCTGAGGAAGATTACGATTACGACGAAAGTGATTACTCAGACTCGTTAATTCCTGACGACGAAGACGAAGAAGAATAA
- the tsf gene encoding translation elongation factor Ts — protein sequence MADISAKLVQELRQKTGAGMMDCKKALKENDGDIEQAIDWLRKKGITSAGTKSDRIAAEGLVDTYIQADGKVGVLIEVNCQTDFVARNEAFKSLVKSLAQQAATAESVESLLAQPYIGDKSVTVDEFIKQTIATLGENIQVRRFVNFTVAGGKTGVVDSYIHTGGRVGVLVELESASESAAGNEEFKGLARNVAMQVAACPNVEYVSVDQIPAEVVQKEKDIEMGKDDLANKPESIREKIVQGRIEKRLKEIALLDQPYIRDQSISVEELVKQVKAKVGAEVTVSRFVRYILGEGIEKQETNFADEVAAQIGAK from the coding sequence ATGGCGGACATATCTGCAAAACTCGTCCAAGAGCTACGCCAAAAAACTGGTGCCGGCATGATGGACTGCAAGAAGGCGCTAAAAGAAAATGACGGCGACATCGAACAAGCGATAGATTGGCTACGTAAAAAAGGTATCACTTCTGCGGGCACAAAAAGCGATCGCATTGCAGCTGAAGGTCTAGTAGACACCTACATTCAAGCTGATGGCAAAGTAGGTGTACTAATAGAAGTTAACTGCCAAACAGATTTCGTGGCTCGCAATGAAGCTTTTAAATCTTTGGTTAAGAGCCTAGCACAGCAAGCCGCCACTGCTGAAAGTGTTGAGTCTTTACTGGCTCAACCTTACATTGGAGATAAGAGCGTAACTGTAGATGAATTCATCAAGCAAACCATTGCTACACTCGGTGAAAATATCCAAGTACGTCGTTTTGTCAACTTTACAGTAGCAGGCGGTAAAACCGGAGTAGTAGATAGCTATATTCACACTGGCGGTCGTGTTGGTGTATTAGTTGAGCTAGAATCTGCCTCTGAGTCGGCTGCGGGTAACGAAGAATTCAAAGGGTTGGCACGGAACGTTGCTATGCAAGTTGCAGCTTGTCCCAACGTTGAGTATGTCAGCGTAGACCAAATCCCAGCCGAAGTTGTCCAAAAAGAAAAGGACATCGAAATGGGCAAGGATGATTTGGCAAACAAACCAGAGAGCATCCGAGAAAAGATTGTTCAAGGACGAATTGAAAAACGTCTTAAAGAAATAGCTTTGCTCGATCAGCCTTATATCCGCGACCAAAGTATTTCTGTTGAAGAATTGGTCAAGCAAGTCAAGGCTAAAGTCGGTGCAGAAGTAACAGTTAGCCGCTTTGTGCGCTACATCCTCGGCGAAGGTATTGAAAAACAAGAAACTAACTTTGCTGATGAAGTTGCAGCTCAAATCGGGGCGAAGTAA
- the recG gene encoding ATP-dependent DNA helicase RecG — protein sequence MTNDTPDWIRLHKALAVEAENGFTDLMGRQYRFSEFLSLTFGKFPAALPAVERRRWQELATKFADYPNLAVKDRQNLIATTRRYLDQLQKQLEDPEELEKQGRNYKAKIPNSTPVVNEVSRRLAPRIDQKLSDLPEIGIRKADKLAALHLYTVRDLLFYYPRDHIDYARQVNIRELQAGETVTIVASVKRCNCFTSPKNQKLSILELVLKDNTGQIKVGRFSAGARFTSRGWQESMKRRYPVGSMVAACGLVKESKYGLTLDNPELEVLAHPGDTIESLTIGRVVPIYALTEGVMANMVRQAVIAALPAAAHLKDPLPKGLREKYNLMELKDAIANIHFPSDSDTLQAARRRLVFDEFFYLQLGLLQRQQQAKAIQTSAILAPKGQLIGKFYEILPFQLTGAQQRVLNDILNDLQKTTPMNRLVQGDVGSGKTVVAVVAILAAIQSGYQAALMAPTEVLAEQHYRKLVSWFNLLHLPVELLTGSTKTAKRREIHSLLATGQLPLLVGTHALIQDPVNFHRLGLVVIDEQHRFGVKQRALLQQKGEQPHVLTMTATPIPRTLALTIHGDLDVSQIDELPPGRQKIQTTALTSQQRSHAYDLIRREVAQGRQTYVVLPLVEESEKLDLRSAVEEHQKLQETVFPEFQVGLLHGRMSSAEKDEAITKFRDNKTQILVSTTVVEVGVDVPNATVMLIENAERFGLSQLHQLRGRVGRGAAQSYCLLMSSSRSPDAQQRLKVLEQSQDGFFISEMDMRFRGPGEVLGTRQSGVPDFTLASLVEDEEVLLLARQAAEKVIEIDVTLERWYLMKEELKYRYDRLMGGAILT from the coding sequence ATGACTAATGACACACCAGATTGGATACGCTTACATAAAGCCTTGGCTGTAGAGGCAGAAAATGGCTTTACAGACTTGATGGGCAGACAATACCGCTTTAGTGAATTTCTCAGTTTGACTTTTGGGAAATTTCCGGCGGCTTTGCCTGCTGTGGAGCGTCGTCGTTGGCAAGAATTAGCCACAAAATTTGCCGACTATCCCAATTTGGCAGTCAAAGACAGACAAAACTTAATTGCTACCACTCGCAGGTATCTTGACCAACTGCAAAAACAACTAGAAGACCCAGAGGAGTTAGAGAAGCAGGGAAGAAATTATAAAGCGAAAATCCCTAATTCTACGCCTGTGGTGAATGAAGTCAGTCGCAGACTAGCGCCCAGAATTGACCAAAAACTCAGCGATTTGCCAGAAATAGGTATTCGGAAAGCTGATAAATTAGCGGCTTTGCATTTGTACACGGTGCGAGATTTGCTGTTTTACTATCCCCGTGACCATATTGATTATGCGCGTCAAGTCAATATCCGCGAGTTACAGGCGGGTGAAACAGTCACTATTGTGGCTAGTGTGAAGCGTTGCAATTGTTTCACTAGCCCGAAAAATCAAAAATTATCAATTTTAGAACTGGTACTCAAAGATAATACCGGACAAATTAAAGTCGGTCGCTTTTCGGCGGGGGCGCGGTTTACTAGCCGTGGTTGGCAAGAAAGTATGAAACGCCGTTACCCAGTCGGTAGTATGGTGGCGGCTTGTGGGTTGGTAAAAGAAAGTAAATATGGCTTGACATTGGATAACCCAGAACTGGAAGTTTTGGCACATCCAGGAGACACCATTGAGTCCTTGACTATTGGGCGGGTAGTGCCAATTTATGCTTTAACTGAAGGGGTGATGGCGAATATGGTGCGTCAGGCGGTGATAGCAGCCTTACCAGCAGCAGCCCATCTCAAAGACCCACTGCCCAAGGGTTTGCGAGAAAAGTATAATTTGATGGAATTGAAAGATGCGATCGCTAATATTCACTTTCCCTCTGATAGCGATACTTTACAAGCTGCCCGTCGTCGTCTGGTTTTTGATGAGTTTTTCTACCTGCAACTCGGCTTACTCCAACGTCAGCAACAAGCCAAAGCCATTCAAACCAGTGCCATACTTGCGCCTAAAGGGCAGTTAATTGGCAAATTCTACGAAATCTTACCCTTTCAACTCACCGGCGCACAGCAACGAGTCCTGAATGATATTTTGAATGATTTGCAAAAAACCACACCAATGAATCGTCTAGTACAGGGCGATGTTGGTTCCGGGAAAACCGTCGTGGCTGTGGTAGCAATTTTAGCGGCGATTCAATCTGGCTACCAAGCCGCTTTGATGGCTCCAACAGAAGTTTTGGCAGAACAGCATTATCGCAAGTTAGTTAGCTGGTTTAATTTATTACATTTGCCTGTGGAATTGCTCACAGGTTCTACCAAAACTGCCAAACGTCGGGAAATTCATTCATTGTTAGCCACAGGGCAATTACCTTTGTTAGTGGGAACTCACGCCTTAATTCAAGACCCGGTAAACTTTCATCGCTTGGGTTTGGTAGTCATTGATGAACAACATCGCTTTGGGGTAAAGCAACGGGCGTTATTACAACAAAAAGGCGAACAACCCCATGTCTTAACAATGACCGCGACTCCCATTCCCCGGACATTAGCCTTGACAATTCACGGAGATTTGGATGTCAGCCAAATTGATGAATTACCACCAGGACGGCAGAAAATTCAAACCACTGCATTGACAAGCCAGCAGCGTAGCCATGCTTACGACCTCATCCGCCGCGAAGTTGCTCAAGGTCGGCAAACTTATGTGGTGTTGCCTTTGGTAGAAGAATCTGAGAAATTAGACTTGCGATCGGCAGTAGAAGAGCATCAAAAATTACAAGAAACCGTCTTTCCTGAATTTCAAGTCGGCTTACTCCACGGGCGCATGAGTTCCGCCGAGAAAGACGAAGCAATTACCAAATTTCGAGACAACAAAACCCAAATTTTAGTATCAACAACAGTAGTAGAAGTTGGTGTAGACGTACCCAATGCTACTGTGATGCTCATTGAAAATGCAGAAAGATTTGGTTTATCTCAACTGCATCAACTACGGGGGCGTGTCGGTCGGGGTGCGGCTCAGTCTTATTGTTTGTTGATGAGTAGTTCGAGAAGCCCTGATGCTCAACAACGGTTGAAAGTCTTAGAACAATCTCAGGATGGCTTCTTCATTTCCGAAATGGATATGCGTTTCCGTGGCCCTGGTGAAGTGTTGGGAACTCGCCAATCGGGTGTGCCAGATTTTACCTTAGCGAGTTTGGTTGAAGATGAAGAAGTGTTACTCTTAGCGCGGCAAGCAGCCGAGAAAGTTATCGAGATTGATGTTACCTTAGAACGCTGGTATTTGATGAAAGAAGAGTTGAAATATCGGTATGACAGGTTAATGGGAGGCGCTATTTTAACTTAA
- a CDS encoding DUF192 domain-containing protein — protein MIRWLSLLPILLSLFLMGCSTQTTAKTPIAVQTGQTLPISAKAVVPNGTTIELEVAVTPEEQAKGLMNRPALPDNRGMLFKFPSAQPVQFWMKNVPVPLDMVFLQNGVIKYIQASAPPCASEPCATYGPNVPVDTVIELRAGRAKELKLKIGDNVKIKFLNHSSLR, from the coding sequence ATGATACGTTGGCTAAGTTTACTGCCAATTCTGCTCAGTCTGTTTCTCATGGGATGTTCTACGCAGACAACAGCCAAGACTCCCATTGCAGTGCAAACTGGACAAACACTACCAATTTCAGCTAAAGCAGTTGTTCCCAACGGGACAACCATTGAATTAGAAGTAGCGGTGACTCCAGAAGAGCAAGCAAAAGGTTTGATGAATAGACCTGCATTGCCAGATAATCGCGGGATGTTATTCAAGTTTCCATCTGCACAGCCTGTGCAGTTTTGGATGAAAAATGTACCTGTGCCACTGGATATGGTCTTTTTACAAAATGGCGTAATCAAGTATATTCAGGCTTCTGCGCCACCTTGTGCTAGTGAGCCTTGTGCCACTTACGGGCCAAATGTACCTGTTGATACTGTAATAGAATTACGTGCAGGGCGAGCCAAAGAACTGAAACTCAAAATAGGAGATAATGTCAAAATTAAGTTTTTAAATCACAGTAGCTTACGGTAA
- a CDS encoding DUF2949 domain-containing protein yields MSVHTRQGGELQMSPSTYSRLIHFLQEDLSISAASLAVALRHREQDPGPLPMILWQYGLITMEQLEKIYDWLETV; encoded by the coding sequence ATGAGCGTACACACTAGACAAGGAGGTGAGTTACAAATGTCACCATCAACATATTCAAGGCTGATTCATTTTTTACAGGAAGATTTGTCAATTTCGGCAGCATCTTTGGCAGTAGCTTTACGGCATCGGGAGCAAGACCCAGGGCCTTTACCGATGATTCTTTGGCAGTATGGGTTGATTACGATGGAACAGTTAGAAAAAATTTACGATTGGTTAGAAACTGTTTAA
- a CDS encoding alanine--glyoxylate aminotransferase family protein: MENKLMLMIPGPTPVPEAALLALAKHPIGHRTNEFSNILADVTANLKWLHQTESDVLMLNVSGTGAVEAGIINFLSPGDRILVGSNGKFGERWAEVGQAYGLNVETITAEWGQPLDPAQFAAKLQADTAKEIKAVIVTHSETSTGVLNDLETINRHVKEHGEALIIVDAVTSLGAFNLPVDAWGLDVVASGSQKGYMIPPGLGFVSVSAKAWEAYKTAKLPKYYLDLGKYKKSTAKNTTPFTPPVNLIVALHTTLGMMKEEGLESIFGRHERQKNATRAAIKGLNLPLFAADSHASPAITAVAPQNIEADKIRSLIKKRFDIALAGGQDHLKNKIFRIGHLGFVSDRDILSCIASLEVVLLELGYENFTPGAGVAAAAKVLNG; this comes from the coding sequence ATGGAAAATAAGCTGATGCTGATGATTCCTGGCCCCACACCAGTGCCAGAGGCTGCTTTACTTGCTTTAGCTAAACACCCCATCGGACACCGTACCAATGAGTTTAGTAACATTTTGGCAGATGTGACAGCTAATCTAAAATGGCTGCACCAAACCGAAAGCGATGTGCTGATGCTGAATGTTAGCGGTACAGGTGCGGTAGAAGCCGGGATCATTAATTTTCTATCCCCTGGCGATCGCATTTTAGTTGGTAGTAATGGTAAATTTGGTGAACGCTGGGCGGAAGTCGGACAAGCCTACGGGTTAAATGTAGAAACCATTACAGCAGAATGGGGTCAACCTTTAGACCCAGCGCAGTTTGCGGCCAAACTACAAGCCGACACAGCCAAAGAAATCAAAGCTGTCATTGTCACCCACAGCGAAACCTCCACTGGCGTTCTCAACGATTTGGAAACCATCAACCGCCACGTTAAAGAACATGGCGAAGCTTTAATTATTGTGGATGCTGTCACCAGTTTGGGCGCATTTAATTTACCTGTGGATGCTTGGGGATTAGATGTCGTCGCGTCCGGTTCTCAAAAAGGTTACATGATTCCCCCTGGCTTGGGTTTTGTGTCTGTCAGCGCCAAAGCTTGGGAAGCTTACAAAACAGCTAAATTGCCGAAATATTATCTAGATTTAGGCAAATACAAGAAATCCACCGCTAAAAATACCACTCCTTTCACTCCCCCAGTAAATCTGATTGTGGCACTGCATACCACCTTGGGCATGATGAAAGAAGAAGGCTTAGAATCTATTTTTGGCAGACACGAACGCCAAAAGAATGCGACTCGCGCCGCTATTAAAGGTTTAAACTTGCCCTTATTTGCAGCCGATAGCCATGCTAGTCCAGCCATTACAGCCGTAGCACCACAAAATATTGAAGCGGATAAAATTCGCTCATTGATTAAAAAACGCTTTGATATTGCCTTAGCTGGTGGTCAAGACCATTTGAAAAATAAAATTTTCCGCATTGGTCACTTGGGTTTTGTGAGCGATCGCGATATTCTTAGCTGCATAGCATCCCTAGAAGTTGTACTGTTAGAACTCGGTTATGAAAACTTTACTCCGGGTGCTGGTGTAGCGGCAGCAGCTAAAGTATTGAATGGTTAA
- a CDS encoding PEP-CTERM sorting domain-containing protein: protein MKNFGLTNTLLVAGTGAAFVFTASPSPAAVINISDFTEWESIGNVNLSGEQAALFTGDGVSDTNLENFLGLASGTLDTFNGQNVTDGSAIKNTLTVQAGDVLTFDWLFQAGDYLPYNDFSFYSIGTSLNRLADVLQVGNFGQTASRTAYTFTTGGTYTIGFGVVNTFDRFSGDRFSGSNLTVRSSRNDEPVPEPMTIVGSLVAGAFGVALRHKKKQQQKVDSDV from the coding sequence ATGAAAAATTTTGGTTTGACGAATACTTTACTAGTGGCTGGTACAGGAGCAGCATTTGTTTTTACTGCTAGTCCATCTCCAGCAGCAGTGATCAATATTTCAGATTTTACAGAATGGGAAAGTATTGGAAATGTTAACTTGAGTGGTGAGCAAGCTGCTCTGTTTACTGGTGATGGTGTTTCTGACACTAATCTAGAGAACTTCTTGGGACTAGCGTCTGGAACTTTAGATACTTTTAATGGTCAAAATGTCACTGATGGTTCTGCTATCAAAAACACGCTGACAGTCCAAGCTGGAGATGTTTTGACATTTGATTGGCTCTTCCAAGCTGGTGATTATCTACCTTACAATGATTTTTCTTTCTACTCTATTGGTACTTCTCTAAATAGACTGGCTGATGTGCTTCAGGTAGGTAATTTTGGCCAAACTGCATCTCGAACTGCTTACACATTCACCACAGGCGGCACTTACACTATAGGATTCGGGGTGGTAAATACATTTGATCGGTTTTCTGGTGATCGGTTTTCTGGATCAAATCTGACTGTTCGCAGTTCTCGGAATGATGAGCCTGTTCCTGAACCTATGACTATTGTCGGTTCATTGGTAGCAGGTGCTTTTGGTGTGGCTTTACGCCATAAGAAAAAGCAACAACAAAAGGTTGACTCGGATGTGTGA